CTCATAAGTACCATCAAAAGGATCACATCTGCCCCTTGAGAACACCCTGCATTATAATTTAGTGTAAGTTATGGAACTTATAAGCATTCTGAAAGAAAACTTGAGGGTAGGGAATATAACCTTAAGAAATTTTATTAACCTAAATCCTGATGAGCTTGAATTGGTGAGGACATGGAGAAATCATCCAGAGGTGAGAAAATGGATGTACAACGACCAAGAGATAAGTAAGGAGGAGCATTTCAGATTCGTGGAAAGGCTAAAGGAAGATAGTAAAAACTTCTATCACCTTGCTGTAAAGGATAACGCTTACATAGGCGTTGTAAACTTGGTAAGGGTTGATCTGAGGAACAGAAATGCTTACTTTGGAATTTACGCAAATCCAGAGAATAGGATTCAGGGAGCAGGTTTCATACTTGGAAAGGCTCTTTTAAAACTCGCCTTTGAAATTGCACTTCTGCATACCCTAAGGTTGGAAGTTCTTGAAAATAACATAAAAGCATTGAATCTTTACAGAAAGCTTGGTTTTAAGGAGGAAGGAATACTGAGGGAGTTTGTTTTAAAGGAAGGTAAGTGGTTTGATGTTATAGTTATGGGCATGACGGAGGAGGAATACAGAAATGCACACGGTGAAGATTGAAGATAAATTCGTAGGTGATGGACAACCCGTTTTTATAGTCGCCGAGCTTTCTGCAAACCACCTGCAGAACCTGGATTTAGCGCTGAAAACCATAGAAGCCATAAAGGAGTGCGGTGCGGATGCGGTAAAGCTCCAGACCTACACGCCCGATACCATAACCATTGATGTCAAAAACGAATACTTTATGATAAAGCAGGGGACTCTGTGGGATGGAAAGTATCTTTACGACCTTTACAAAGAGGCATACACGCCCTGGGAGTGGCACTATAAACTTTTTGAGTTTGCAAAAGAGCTGGGACTTATAGTATTTTCTTCACCTTTTGATAAAACTGCGGTGGATTTCCTTGAGGAATTAAATACTCCCTGTTATAAAGTGGCGTCCTTTGAGATAACCGACATACCCCTCATTGAGTACATAGCCAGCAAAGGAAAGCCGGTAATTATCTCCACAGGTATTGCCACCCTCTCGGAT
The DNA window shown above is from Hydrogenobacter thermophilus TK-6 and carries:
- the pseH gene encoding UDP-4-amino-4,6-dideoxy-N-acetyl-beta-L-altrosamine N-acetyltransferase; its protein translation is MELISILKENLRVGNITLRNFINLNPDELELVRTWRNHPEVRKWMYNDQEISKEEHFRFVERLKEDSKNFYHLAVKDNAYIGVVNLVRVDLRNRNAYFGIYANPENRIQGAGFILGKALLKLAFEIALLHTLRLEVLENNIKALNLYRKLGFKEEGILREFVLKEGKWFDVIVMGMTEEEYRNAHGED